One genomic window of Gossypium hirsutum isolate 1008001.06 chromosome D11, Gossypium_hirsutum_v2.1, whole genome shotgun sequence includes the following:
- the LOC107913322 gene encoding uncharacterized protein isoform X4, with product MTDRLHVFLPHLEADFASFSDGSDSNLRFLAMLAGPFYPILNIVNERDTARSSGNIADPEVPRNTQSLSSLTVSSNFEPRRSRNTSSFVLSTSSSVVFRPEAIFLLLRKAYKDYNLGTVCRMACRMLQKLIEPVMTADESNSSTEVTSVLDESSKSELLNPLPMSDYSKLFGEEFRLIDDQWDTRILNVLDVGAVEEGILHVLYACASQPQLCSKLADSTSELWSALPLVQALLPALRPVVSSPSDHVDDTFSLWKQPFVQQALSQIVVTASSSLYHPLLQACAGYLSSYSPSHAKAACVLIDLCCGVLAPWITQVIAKVDLTVELMEDLLGIIQGARHSTAHARARARAALKYIVLGLSGHMDDILGKYKEVKHDILFLVEMLEPFLDPAIYTSTSKIAFGDVSFAFMEKQEQACLIALNIIHTATRKPAVLPSLESEWRSQSVAPSVLLSILEPRIQLPPEIDMCKSSISKDVEHESSSVSSVHHSDSDGKIDVSDSATKMDVLEDVSLLFAPSELRSINLTNVCSSPKENVLEFNQAKLEQEDIEKNNSTQFQNSLVLDSGFTAEYYNLQADYFQLMNFRDCELKASEFRRLASDLHSQPEISIESHDAAIDALLLAAECYVNPFFVISLKASSNIMNQSLSGVKIPKVFEISELRKIPTKTNSNLQTIAHLEKNRDKVVLKVLLEAAELDRKYHQKLSDGDDCQSYYAESDEQVIEMSHFDIQAVDAVTLVRQNQALLCNFLIKRLQGEQHSLHEILVHCLLFLLHSATKLYCTPTHVIDIILKSASHLNGMLTSLYCQLKEGKCQLNPEKVHGIQRRWILLQRLVIASSGGGVASDFAVNINNGFRHGNLIPPSAWMQKISTFSHSTSPLVRFLGWMGVSRNAKQFIEERLFLTSEMSELTYLLSIFADELAVVDKCVYRNHEDRKVQNSGGKQESPTSNGIELADGQHGEQSFRVIYPDLYKFFPNMKKQFEAFGEIIVEAVGLQLKSLPTAVVPDILCWFSDLCSWPFVQKDQATFQSSNHLKGYVAKNAKAIILYILEAIVVEHMEALVPEIPRVVQVLVSLCKASYCDVSFLDSVLHLLKPIITYSLHKVSDEEQLLVGDSCHNFESLCFDELFSNIRQKNENEDSSIEKVFSRALTIFILASVFSDLSFQRRREILQSLTSWADFTAFEPTTTFHDYLCAFNGVMGSCKIFLLQNLRAYNFIPLQLPGSSDSRTLGESGSESFSWFLNDILPCSSLNETSEKVESNNTDAVVLNEKDYHLSEEEIKEFTKDLEGLIPKLYPTIEQCWSLHLQLAKKLAITLARCFIYSRCLSSVAPGIHNAEGDISENSLASKSIDQLPAQWKTGLEGLAGMILLLQENTCWQVASVMLDCLLGVPLSFPLNDVIDPICTALKNFCCKAPKISWRLQTDKWFSILSFRGFQNLHESEIAPLVNLLVTMLGHPEPEQRFIVLQHLGRLVGQDVDGGKSMQSSNFCSKIVSPGLIHSIPEKILSLLVSSTWGQVAVLASSDVSLPLRACAMALLVDFIPFVDRPQLQSFLAAADTLLYGLGRLVYPICEGPLLKLSLALIISACLYSPAEDISLIPQKVWENIETLGFSKAEYRLPDLEKKACQVLCRLRNEGDDAKEVLKEVLSSSCTKQFDPEFGSTRESILQVLANLTSVQSYFDIFAKKMDEEAMELEEAEMELDLIRKEPALQESLKDSEGRQLPHLATPVRDENRLQQIKECIHSLEKNKIQEDIVARRQQKLLMRHARRKYLEEAALRESELLQELDRERTAEAEKEIERQRLLELERAKTRELRHNLDMEKERQTQRELQRELEQAESGLRSSRRDFPSSHSSRPRERYRERENGRSSNEGGTRTSSSLQSETASMAAMPMVLSGSRSFSGQPPTILQSRDRTDECSSSYEENLDGSKDSGDTGSVGDPELVSSFDGGQPGGFGPSQRHGSRGSKSRQVLERRDRDGRRESKWERKHS from the exons ATGACAGATCGATTACATGTGTTCCTTCCCCATCTTGAG GCAGACTTTGCCAGTTTTTCTGATGGTTCTGATTCCAATTTACGTTTTCTGGCGATGCTTGCTGGTCCATTTTATCCAATACTTAACATAGTGAATGAAAG AGATACTGCCAGATCTTCAGGCAATATTGCTGATCCTGAAGTTCCTAGAAATACTCAGTCATTGTCATCATTGACTGTTTCCTCTAACTTTGAG CCAAGGAGATCTCGGAACACCTCATCTTTTGTCTTATCAACTTCCAGTTCTGTTGTGTTTCGTCCAGAAGCAATTTTTTTGCTGCTGAGAAAAGCATATAAAGATTATAATCTAGGAACTGTTTGCAGAATG GCTTGTAGAATGCTTCAGAAGCTTATAGAACCTGTTATGACAGCAGATGAATCAAACTCTTCGACTGAGGTTACATCAGTTTTGGATGAGTCATCAAAATCGGAGTTACTTAATCCTCTTCCCATGTCTGATTACTCAAAATTATTTGGGGAAGAATTCCGGTTGATAGATGATCAGTGGGACACTAGAATTCTTAATGTCTTGGATGTGGGAGCTGTGGAAGAAGGGATTTTACATGTTCTCTATGCTTGTGCGTCACAG CCTCAGCTCTGCAGCAAATTAGCAGACAGCACTTCTGAACTTTGGTCTGCATTACCACTTGTACAAGCATTGCTTCCAG CACTTCGTCCTGTTGTAAGCAGCCCTTCTGATCATGTTGATGATACTTTTTCTCTGTGGAAACAGCCTTTTGTTCAACAAGCTCTCTCGCAG ATTGTTGTGACAGCTTCTTCTTCATTGTACCATCCTCTTCTTCAAGCCTGTGCTGGCTACTTATCTTCATATTCACCATCTCAT GCTAAGGCTGCATGTGTTCTGATTGATCTATGTTGTGGTGTGCTAGCCCCTTGGATAACTCAGGTCATTGCAAAG GTTGATTTAACGGTGGAACTCATGGAGGACCTTTTGGGTATAATCCAG GGAGCCCGCCACTCAACGGCTCATGCTCGTGCTCGTGCTCGTGCTGCACTTAAGTACATAGTGCTAGGTCTGTCTGGTCACATGGATGATATACTTGGGAAGTATAAG GAAGTGAAGCACGATATTCTCTTTCTTGTGGAAATGCTAGAGCCTTTTCTTGATCCTGCCATATATACATCAACAAGCAAAATAGCCTTTGGTGATGTATCATTTGCTTTTATGGAGAAGCAAGAGCAAGCTTGTCTGATTGCCCTCAACATCATCCATACGGCGACTCGAAAACCAGCTGTTCTTCCTTCTCTGGAATCTGAATGGAGGTCTCAATCAGTTGCCCCAAG TGTCCTCCTCTCAATATTGGAACCTCGCATACAATTACCTCCTGAGATTGATATGTGCAAATCTTCCATTTCTAAAGATGTTGAGCACGAATCATCAAGTGTTTCTTCTGTCCACCATTCTGACTCTGATGGCAAGATAGATGTGTCTGATTCAGCCACTAAGATGGATGTTTTAGAAGATGTTAGTCTTCTTTTTGCCCCTTCAGAACTTCGGAGTATCAATCTGACTAATGTTTGCAGCAGTCCTAAAGAAAATGTCCTGGAATTTAACCAAGCAAAGTTAGAACAGGAAGACATTGAAAAAAACAATTCTACTCAATTTCAAAACAGTTTAGTTTTAGATTCTGGTTTCACTGCTGAATATTACAATTTGCAAGCAGACTATTTTCAACTTATGAACTTCCGGGACTGTGAGCTTAAGGCATCTGAATTTCGGCGGTTGGCTTCAGATTTACACTCACAGCCTGAGATTTCTATTGAAAGCCATGATGCTGCTATAGATGCTTTGCTCTTGGCTGCAGAATGCTATGTCAATCCATTCTTTGTGATATCTCTTAAAGCCAGTTCCAATATTATGAACCAGAGCCTTAGTGGGGTTAAAATTCCAAAGGTTTTTGAAATTTCAGAGCTTAGAAAGATTCCTACAAAGACTAACAGTAATTTGCAAACAATAGCTCATCTTGAAAAGAATAGAGACAAGGTTGTCCTTAAAGTACTGCTTGAGGCTGCTGAATTAGACAGGAAATATCATCAAAAGTTGTCAGATGGAGATGATTGTCAAAGCTACTATGCAGAATCTGATGAACAAGTCATAGAGATGTCTCACTTTGATATACAGGCAGTGGATGCTGTCACCTTGGTTCGACAAAATCAAGCCTTATTGTGCAATTTCCTGATTAAGCGGTTGCAGGGAGAACAGCATTCTTTGCATGAAATTCTCGTACATTGTCTTTTGTTTCTGTTGCACTCAGCCACTAAGCTATACTGCACTCCTACACATGTGATTGATATCATATTGAAATCGGCTAGCCACCTTAATGGGATGTTAACATCTTTGTATTGTCAGTTAAAAGAAGGCAAGTGCCAATTGAATCCTGAAAAGGTACATGGAATACAACGCCGCTGGATACTGCTGCAAAGATTGGTAATCGCTTCAAGTGGTGGTGGTGTTGCATCGGATTTTGCCGTCAATATCAATAATGGCTTCCGCCATGGGAACTTGATTCCTCCTTCAGCCTGGATGCAGAAAATATCCACATTTTCTCATTCTACTTCTCCTCTTGTTCGCTTCCTTGGCTGGATGGGAGTATCTCGAAATGCAAAACAATTCATAGAGGAGCGTCTTTTCCTAACTTCAGAAATGTCGGAGCTGACATATTTACTCTCAATATTCGCAGATGAGCTTGCAGTAGTAGATAAATGTGTTTATCGTAATCATGAAGATCGAAAGGTTCAAAATTCTGGGGGTAAACAAGAATCTCCGACTTCTAATGGCATTGAGCTTGCTGATGGGCAGCATGGAGAGCAATCTTTCCGTGTAATCTATCCTGATCTCTATAAATTCTTTCCGAATATGAAAAAGCAGTTTGAAGCATTTGGGGAAATCATTGTGGAAGCTGTTGGGTTGCAGCTGAAATCGCTACCTACTGCTGTTGTGCCTGATATTTTGTGCTGGTTTTCTGATTTGTGTTCATGGCCATTTGTTCAAAAGGATCAAGCTACTTTTCAGAGTTCTAATCATTTGAAGGGCTATGTTGCAAAGAATGCCAAAGCAATAATCCTCTACATTCTAGAAGCCATTGTTGTGGAGCACATGGAAGCACTGGTGCCTGAGATACCAAGAGTGGTGCAAGTTTTGGTATCCCTTTGTAAAGCCTCCTATTGTGACGTGTCTTTTCTTGATTCTGTATTACATCTGTTAAAGCCAATTATCACTTATTCGTTGCATAAGGTGTCAGATGAGGAGCAATTATTGGTTGGCGATTCTTGTCACAATTTTGAGTCTTTATGCTTTGATGAGCTCTTCAGTAACATCAGACAAAAGAATGAGAATGAAGACAGTTCTATTGAGAAAGTATTCAGCAGAGCACTGACAATTTTCATATTGGCGTCTGTCTTTTCAGATTTATCCTTCCAACGAAGAAGAGAAATATTGCAATCATTAACATCATGGGCTGATTTTACTGCTTTTGAGCCAACTACTACTTTTCACGACTACCTCTGTGCTTTTAATGGTGTCATGGGAAGTTGCAAAATTTTCCTACTTCAAAATTTAAGGGCCTATAATTTTATTCCTCTTCAGTTGCCTGGCTCCTCTGACTCCAGGACGCTTGGTGAAAGTGGCTCAGAATCTTTCTCGTGGTTTCTTAATGATATATTGCCTTGCTCTAGTCTAAATGAAACTTCTGAGAAGGTGGAAAGTAACAACACTGATGCTGTTGTCTTGAATGAAAAAGATTACCATCTGTCTGAAGAGGAAATAAAGGAGTTCACAAAAGACTTGGAGGGTCTCATTCCTAAGCTTTATCCAACTATTGAGCAGTGTTGGTCTCTTCACCTTCAGCTTGCAAAGAAGTTGGCTATTACATTGGCACGGTGTTTTATATACTCCAGATGTTTGTCTTCAGTTGCTCCAGGAATTCATAATGCTGAAGGGGATATCAGTGAAAATTCTTTGGCTTCTAAATCAATTGACCAGTTGCCAGCTCAGTGGAAAACTGGTCTCGAAGGTCTTGCTGGAATGATTTTGTTGCTCCAAGAAAACACTTGCTGGCAAGTTGCATCTGTGATGCTTGATTGCCTTCTTGGCGTGCCCCTTAGTTTTCCACTTAATGATGTTATTGATCCTATTTGTACTGCGTTAAAAAACTTTTGTTGCAAGGCACCAAAAATCTCTTGGCGTTTGCAAACTGATAAATGGTTTTCAATATTATCCTTTAGAGGCTTCCAGAATCTTCATGAAAGTGAAATTGCTCCTCTAGTTAATCTGCTTGTTACAATGCTAGGTCACCCTGAACCTGAGCAGCGCTTCATAGTGCTTCAGCACTTGGGTAGATTGGTAGGACAAGATGTAGATGGTGGGAAAAGTATGCAGTCTTCAAATTTTTGCAGTAAGATAGTTTCACCAGGTTTAATTCATTCCATTCCTGAAAAGATTCTATCACTTTTGGTCTCAAGTACATGGGGTCAGGTAGCTGTTCTGGCATCATCAGATGTATCATTACCCTTGAGGGCTTGTGCAATGGCACTTCTTGTAGATTTTATTCCATTTGTTGATAGGCCCCAGTTGCAATCCTTCCTTGCGGCAGCTGATACTCTTTTGTATGGTTTGGGCCGACTTGTTTATCCTATTTGTGAGGGACCATTACTTAAACTTTCATTAGCACTTATTATTAGTGCTTGTCTATACTCTCCGGCTGAAGATATTTCTTTGATTCCTCAAAAAGTTTGGGAAAATATTGAGACTTTAGGGTTCTCCAAAGCAG AATACAGACTTCCAGATCTCGAAAAGAAGGCATGCCAAGTCTTGTGTAGATTGAGAAATGAAGGAGATGATGCTAAAGAG GTCCTGAAAGAAGTGCTCTCCTCAAGTTGCACAAAACAATTTGACCCTGAATTTGGGAGCACCCGAGAGTCAATACTTCAG GTCCTTGCTAATCTAACTTCTGTTCAGTCATACTTCGATATATTTGCAAAGAAAATGGACGAAGAGGCTATG GAACTAGAAGAGGCTGAAATGGAATTGGATCTTATACGAAAAGAACCTGCACTGCAAGAATCATTGAAAGATTCTGAAGGGCGCCAGCTTCCACATCTTGCCA CTCCTGTGAGAGATGAAAACCGTCTTCAGCAGATCAAGGAGTGCATTCATTCTTT AGAGAAAAACAAAATTCAAGAAGATATAGTAGCTCGCAGGCAACAGAAACTTCTTATGAGACATGCTCGTCGAAAGTACCTGGAAGAGGCAGCTTTGCGAGAATCTGAGCTTTTGCAAGAACTTGATAG GGAAAGGACAGCTGAAGctgaaaaagagattgagagacAGCGCTTGCTGGAACTTGAACGTGCTAAAACAAGGGAACTACGACACAATCTGGATATGGAAAAGGAGAGGCAAACACAG AGAGAACTTCAGCGAGAATTGGAGCAGGCCGAATCTGGACTAAGGTCTTCAAGGCGTGACTTCCCTTCATCTCATAGTAG TAGGCCACGGGAAAGGTACCGAGAAAGGGAAAATGGGAGATCAAGTAATGAAGGAGGCACACGAACTAGTAGCAGTTTGCAATCTGAAACTGCATCAATGGCTGCGATGCCAATGGTTCTGTCTGGATCACGGTCGTTTTCTGGGCAGCCCCCCACCATTTTACAGTCTCGTGACCGCACAGATGAATGTAGCAGCAGTTATGAAGAAAATCTCGATGGAAGCAAGGACTCTGGAGATACAGGTAGTGTTGGTGATCCAGAGTTAGTATCTTCATTCGATGGAGGGCAACCTGGTGGTTTCGGGCCATCCCAACGACACGGATCTAGAGGGAGCAAGTCTAGGCAGGTATTAGAGAGGCGAGACAGGGATGGTCGACGCGAAAGCAAGTGGGAAAGGAAACATTCTTGA